The following are encoded in a window of Gossypium arboreum mitochondrion, complete genome genomic DNA:
- the nad6 gene encoding NADH dehydrogenase subunit 6, with the protein MILSVLSSPALVSGLMVARAKNPVHSVLFPILVFRDTSGLLLLLGLDFSAMIFPVVHIGAIAVSFLFVVMMFHIQIAEIHEEVLRYLPVSGIIGLIFWWEMFFILDNETIPLLPTQRNTTSLRYTVYAVKVRSWTNLETLGNLLYTYYSVWFLVPSLILLVAMIGAIVLTMHRTTHGAVKRQDVFRRNAISFRRTIMRRTTDPITR; encoded by the coding sequence ATGATACTTTCTGTTTTGTCGAGCCCTGCTTTGGTCTCTGGTTTGATGGTTGCACGTGCTAAAAATCCGGTACATTCCGTTTTGTTTCCCATCCTAGTCTTTCGCGACACTTCAGGTTTACTTCTTTTGTTAGGTCTCGACTTCTCCGCTATGATCTTCCCAGTAGTTCATATAGGAGCTATAGCCGTTTCATTCCTATTCGTTGTTATGATGTTCCATATTCAAATAGCGGAGATTCACGAAGAAGTATTGCGCTATTTACCAGTGAGTGGTATTATTGGACTGATCTTTTGGTGGGAAATGTTCTTCATTTTAGATAATGAAACCATTCCATTACTACCAACCCAAAGAAATACGACCTCTCTGAGATATACGGTTTATGCCGTAAAGGTACGAAGTTGGACTAATTTGGAAACATTGGGCAATTTACTTTATACCTACTATTCCGTCTGGTTTTTGGTTCCTAGTCTGATTTTATTAGTAGCCATGATTGGGGCTATAGTACTGACTATGCATAGGACTACCCACGGAGCGGTGAAAAGACAGGATGTATTCCGACGAAATGCTATTTCTTTTAGGAGGACTATAATGAGGAGGACGACAGACCCAATCACGAGATAA